AATATAACAATGAATTTCCCCCACAAACTCCCAGCAGCCATCACCGGAGCAATAATTATCCTTGCCCAACCTCAATTGGCAGCCGCCCAATTATCCCCCCAGCAACTCGAAGCAATTGGCAGAGAAATCACCGTTCGGATCGACGGAAACGGTGGCGGTTCAGGAGTAATTATTGACCGCAAAGATAACACTTACTTCGTCCTCACCAACCATCACGTAGTCAGATATCCAGACCGCTATGAAATCCAAACCTCAGACGGCAGTCGCTATCCGGCTTACAAAATGCAAGAATTACCCGGATTTGATTTAGCATTAATCCAGTTTCAGAGTAATAAAAACTATCGTGTTGCCGAGCTAGGAAATTCCGATCAATTAACCGGAGGAGCAAAGGTTTACGCCACCGGCTTTCCCGTACCAAGCCCTGGAAGAGAACAGCGCAGCTATCAGTTTGCGGCGGGGCAGTTTCAGCGTGACCAGCCGGGAGGAGACAATGGCTATACAATGGTCTACAACAGCGAAGTCATCCCCGGAATGAGCGGCGGCCCGGTGCTGGATGGAATCGGGCGAGTAGTGGGGATTAACGGGCGGTCTTGCAGCGGTTTGAGGTTAGGAATTCCCATTAATAGTTTTGTGGCAAATAAGCGCAATTTGCGGCAGCTACAGGATATTTCTGCGGACAATACGCGATCGGCTAGTGGTGAGGATTTGCTGAACTTAGGCGGGGCGAAGGCTGATAGCGGAGACTACCAAAGTGCGATTAGGGATTATCAAAAAGCTTTGCAGATTTGTCCCGACAATCCTGATGCTTACTACCGCATAGGTACTGCTCAATACAACGCTGGGAATAAGCAAGCAGCTATTGAGAACTTTAGCCAGGTGATTCGGATTAATCCAAGTAATGCAAATGCTTATGTGTTTCGGGGTGTTGTCCGTTCAAGTCAGGAAGATAAACAGGGTGCTATATCCGATTTAAACGAAGCTATTCGCCTCAATCCTAACTTTGCTATTGCGTACATCCATCGGGGTACTGTCCGCTATAATCAAGGAGATAAACCGGGTGCTATATCCGATTATAATGAAGCTATTCGCCTCAATCCTAACTTTGCTACTTTCTACAGCAATCTGGGTAATACTCGCTATAAACAGGGAGATCGACAGAGTGCGATATCCGATTTAAACGAAGCTATTCGCCTCAATCCTAACTATGCTATTGCCTACTACAATCGGGGTGTTTTCCGCTATAGTCAGGGAGATAAACCGGGTGCGATATCCGATTTAAACGAAGTTATTCGCCTCAATCCTAACTATGCTATTGCCTACATCGATCGGAGTATCGCCCGCTATAGTCAAGGAGATAAACCGGGTGCTATATCCGATTACAACGAAGCTATTCGCTTGAATCCTAACTATGCTATTACCTACAGAAATCCGGGTAATGCCAGCTCAATCTCGGCAGATAAACATGGTCCGCTCGCCGATTTA
Above is a genomic segment from Microcoleus sp. bin38.metabat.b11b12b14.051 containing:
- a CDS encoding tetratricopeptide repeat protein, with amino-acid sequence MRNITMNFPHKLPAAITGAIIILAQPQLAAAQLSPQQLEAIGREITVRIDGNGGGSGVIIDRKDNTYFVLTNHHVVRYPDRYEIQTSDGSRYPAYKMQELPGFDLALIQFQSNKNYRVAELGNSDQLTGGAKVYATGFPVPSPGREQRSYQFAAGQFQRDQPGGDNGYTMVYNSEVIPGMSGGPVLDGIGRVVGINGRSCSGLRLGIPINSFVANKRNLRQLQDISADNTRSASGEDLLNLGGAKADSGDYQSAIRDYQKALQICPDNPDAYYRIGTAQYNAGNKQAAIENFSQVIRINPSNANAYVFRGVVRSSQEDKQGAISDLNEAIRLNPNFAIAYIHRGTVRYNQGDKPGAISDYNEAIRLNPNFATFYSNLGNTRYKQGDRQSAISDLNEAIRLNPNYAIAYYNRGVFRYSQGDKPGAISDLNEVIRLNPNYAIAYIDRSIARYSQGDKPGAISDYNEAIRLNPNYAITYRNPGNASSISADKHGPLADLNEAIRLNPNSGIAYYNRGVFRYGQGDQQGAISDLNQAIRLNPNSSDSYYFRALTYLQQGDKRKAIDDFQKSVNLYQGGNDEWYQNAQYRIRELQQ